The genomic window CATTCTTATAGGCATGGACTACCCCCGGCGGCACCATAACGATGAGCCTGTCGGCATTTTCTATGACCATCCTGTACCCCCGTGTCGGGGACTCTTTCCTGTTGTCCCAGAGATAGAGAGAGAAGGCGCCGAAAAAACAGAAGTAGTCTGTCTGGTCCCTGTGTTCGTGAGGTCCCCTCGTTATCTTCGGAAGGGTGACCGACACGTAACTCATCACGGGTTTATAATCGCCGAGCTCGTCGATCCTGAAGGTCTCGGCAAGCCAGCCCCGGCTGTCGTGATGGGGCTTCATCTCTTTCATCAAGACCCCTTCGATCTTCCCGTCCGTGAACATTCTAGACCTCGACTACCGAGTCATCCCCGACCATAAGGCGCAGGGCCTTATGGTGGGTATGTTTCTTCACAACCCTCGTGTTCTTCCCTACGAGACTGTCCTCAAGCCTTTCGATGCCCGAGAGGACCGCGCGATTGAGGATGACGGAATGTTCGATGACGGAATGCGTTATCCGTGCGCCCTCACCGATGCTCGTGAAGGGCCCGACAAAAGAGTTCGTGATCTCTGTGTCCTTCCCGATGATGACCGGTCCCCTGATAATGCTCTCCCTGATAACGGCGCCTTTTGCGATAGCAACCCTGCCCGTTACCTGGCTGCAACGGTCGATACTTCCCTTGATATCCCGTTTTATGTAATCGTCGAGGACAACGGTGTTGGCCTGGAGAAGGTCATCC from Thermodesulfovibrionales bacterium includes these protein-coding regions:
- a CDS encoding dTDP-4-dehydrorhamnose 3,5-epimerase family protein codes for the protein MFTDGKIEGVLMKEMKPHHDSRGWLAETFRIDELGDYKPVMSYVSVTLPKITRGPHEHRDQTDYFCFFGAFSLYLWDNRKESPTRGYRMVIENADRLIVMVPPGVVHAYKNAGDSEGMVLNFPDRLFGGWGKKEKVDEVRYENDPETPFRVGP